From the Gallaecimonas mangrovi genome, one window contains:
- the dcuC gene encoding C4-dicarboxylate transporter DcuC, whose amino-acid sequence MIALLSVPIVIGAGYLVIKKYHTSAVLFLTGLLMMALGELFGHSGFLPKGLASSGSQVIDLFLIIKYFSSTTLGNLGLIIMSVGGFSKYMNHIGASDAMVRVTTKPLSYIKNPYVILSLTYLLGQVLNIFIPSAVGLAMLLLVALYPVLVNVGCSPASAAAVIATTACLDLGPASGASNKAADVIGIDAATYFVQHQLAYAPVVMIVIALLHYVSQAYFDKRDSKLGNLKAVNVDKEDKKASPNWFAILPILPLALLLTFSKYAVASIHMDVITAMFLSLFISMICQYLYQRDGKAVAQSLSVYLQGMGAIFASVVSLIIAAQTFVAGLKAMGFIDLLLSTSQHLGFGYLAITIVLIAIIGVTAILSGSGNAAFFSFSSLAPGVAAQAGVSTAVIAMPMQLAAGLFRSFSPVSGVVIACAGVADISPMDLVKRTALPMIGGILTLIILCSLGV is encoded by the coding sequence ATGATTGCACTACTCTCGGTCCCCATCGTCATCGGCGCGGGTTACTTAGTTATAAAAAAGTATCACACCTCCGCGGTGCTCTTTTTAACCGGCCTTTTAATGATGGCGTTAGGAGAGTTATTCGGCCATAGCGGTTTCCTGCCTAAGGGCCTCGCTTCATCCGGCAGCCAAGTGATCGATCTTTTCCTTATTATTAAATACTTTAGCTCCACTACCTTGGGTAACTTGGGGCTTATCATCATGTCAGTGGGCGGCTTTTCTAAATACATGAACCATATCGGCGCGTCCGATGCCATGGTCAGAGTGACCACCAAGCCGCTGTCTTACATCAAAAATCCCTATGTGATTTTGTCTCTGACCTACTTGCTAGGCCAGGTACTGAACATTTTTATTCCCAGCGCCGTGGGCTTGGCCATGCTGTTGCTGGTGGCACTATATCCCGTTCTCGTTAACGTCGGCTGTTCACCGGCCAGTGCCGCCGCGGTTATTGCCACCACCGCCTGCCTGGATTTAGGGCCCGCCTCTGGCGCTTCTAACAAAGCGGCTGATGTGATTGGCATCGATGCCGCCACCTACTTTGTGCAGCACCAGCTTGCCTATGCACCGGTGGTGATGATTGTCATCGCGCTGCTGCATTATGTGTCGCAGGCTTATTTTGATAAACGCGACTCTAAGCTCGGTAATCTTAAAGCCGTTAATGTGGATAAAGAGGATAAAAAGGCATCACCTAATTGGTTCGCCATTCTGCCGATATTGCCCTTGGCGCTGCTGCTGACCTTCAGCAAATATGCGGTGGCCTCCATCCACATGGACGTGATAACCGCCATGTTCCTGAGCCTGTTCATTTCCATGATCTGCCAGTACCTCTACCAGCGTGACGGCAAGGCAGTTGCACAGTCGCTGTCGGTTTACCTGCAAGGTATGGGCGCCATTTTTGCGTCGGTGGTATCTCTTATTATCGCCGCCCAAACCTTTGTGGCGGGCCTTAAAGCCATGGGCTTTATCGACCTGTTATTGTCGACCTCGCAGCATTTAGGCTTTGGTTATCTGGCCATCACTATTGTGCTGATTGCCATTATCGGCGTCACCGCGATTTTGTCCGGCTCCGGCAACGCCGCCTTCTTTAGTTTCTCAAGCCTGGCCCCAGGGGTTGCTGCCCAAGCTGGGGTGAGCACCGCCGTTATCGCCATGCCAATGCAGCTGGCTGCGGGCCTGTTCCGCTCATTTTCGCCGGTTTCAGGTGTCGTGATCGCTTGCGCGGGGGTGGCTGACATTTCCCCTATGGATTTGGTCAAACGTACCGCCCTGCCAATGATTGGCGGTATTTTAACCCTCATTATTTTGTGTAGTCTGGGAGTCTGA